One region of Sylvia atricapilla isolate bSylAtr1 chromosome Z, bSylAtr1.pri, whole genome shotgun sequence genomic DNA includes:
- the NARS1 gene encoding asparagine--tRNA ligase, cytoplasmic, giving the protein MAGDVLGRTAALALEELYVSEREGNDSTGDGTQKKPFKTVLKALMTAGKEPFPTIYVDSQKENERWAIISKSQMKNVKKLWHREQMKNEAKEKKEAEDLLRREKNLEEAKKVVIKNDPSLPEPKCVKINALEAYRGQRVKIFGWIHRLRRQGKNLMFIVLRDGTGFLQCVLSDDLCQCYNGLVLSTESSVVVYGTLNLLPQGKQAPGGHELSCDYWELIGLAPAGGADNLLNEDSEVDVQLNNRHMMIRGENMSKIFKVRSMVVQAFRDHFFANGYYEVTPPTLVQTQVEGGSTLFKLDYFGEEAYLTQSSQLYLETCLPALGDVFCIAQSYRAEQSRTRRHLAEYTHIEAECPFISFEDLLDRLENLVCDVVDRVLKSPAASLLYDLNPGFQPPKRPFRRMNYAEAIEWLKEHDVKKEDGTYYEFGEDIPEAPERLMTDTINEPILLCRFPAEIKSFYMQRCSDDSRLTESVDVLMPNVGEIVGGSMRIWDSEELLEGYKREGIDPTPYYWYTDQRKYGTCPHGGYGLGLERFLTWILNRHHIRDVCLYPRFVQRCKP; this is encoded by the exons ATGGCGGGGGACGTGCTGGGCAGGACGGCGGCGCTGGCCCTCG AAGAGCTGTATGTGTCTGAACGAGAGGGCAACGACTCCACTGGTGATGGGACGCAAAAGAAACCATTCAAGACTGTGTTGAAG GCGTTGatgacagcaggaaaagagccaTTTCCTACAATTTATGTGGATtcccaaaaagaaaatgag AGATGGGCCATCATTTCCAAATCACAGATGAAGAATGTCAAAAAGCTATGGCACAGggagcaaatgaaaaatgaagctAAGGAGAAGAAGGAG GCAGAAGATCTcttgagaagagagaaaaacctgGAGGAAGCCAAGAAGGTTGTTATCAAGAATGATCCCAGCCTTCCAGAGCCCAAATGT GTGAAGATCAATGCTCTGGAGGCTTACAGAGGGCAGAGAGTGAAGATTTTTGGCTGGATCCACAGGTTACGGAGGCAAG GGAAAAATCTGATGTTTATTGTCTTGAGAGATGGCACAGGGTTCCTTCAGTGTGTCCTTTCTGATGACCTG TGCCAGTGCTACAACGGGCTGGTGCTGTCCACGGAGAGCAGCGTGGTGGTGTACGGCACGCTGaacctcctgccccagggcaaGCAG GCTCCGGGAGGCCACGAGCTGAGCTGTGATTACTGGGAGCTCATCGGCCTGGCCCCGGCAGGAGGGGCTGACAATCTGCTCAACGAGGACTCGGAGGTGGACGTGCAGCTCAACAACAGGCACATGATGATTCGAGGCGAGAACATGTCCAAAATCTTCAAGGTGCGCTCCATGGTGGTGCAGGCCTTCAGGGACCACTTCTTTGCCAACGGATACTATGAA GTCACACCACCAACCTTAGTGCAGACGCAGGTGGAGGGAGGCTCCACCCTGTTCAAGCTGGATTACTTTGGCGAAGAGGCATACCTGACCCAGTCATCCCAGCTCTACCTGGAGACCTGCCTGCCAGCTCTGGGAGATGTCTTCTGTATTGCTCAGTCCTACAGAGCTGAGCAGTCCAGGACCCGCCGGCACTTGGCAGA GTACACTCACATTGAAGCTGAATGTCCTTTTATAAGTTTTGAGGATTTGTTGGACCGTCTGGAGAACTTGGTGTGTGATGTCGTAGACAGAGTCTTAAAATCACCTGCAGCGAGCTTACTGTATGACCTCAACCCG GGTTTCCAGCCCCCCAAACGTCCCTTCCGACGCATGAACTACGCTGAGGCCATTGAGTGGCTGAAGGAACATGATGTGAAGAAGGAAGATGGCACTTACTATGAGTTTGGGGAG GATATTCCCGAGGCTCCCGAGAGACTGATGACAGACACCATTAACGAGCCCATCCTGCTGTGCCGCTTTCCTGCAGAGATCAAGTCTTTCTACATGCAGCGCTGCAGCGACGACTCGCGCCTCACCGAGTCC GTGGATGTGCTGATGCCCAACGTGGGTGAGATCGTGGGCGGCTCCATGCGCATCTGGGACAGCGAGGAGCTGCTCGAGGGCTACAAGAGGGAGGGCATCGATCCCACGCCCTACTACTGGTACACGGATCAG AGGAAGTATGGTACGTGCCCTCACGGAGGATACGGTTTGGGATTGGAGCGGTTCCTGACCTGGATTCTGAACAGACACCATATCCGAGATGTCTGTCTCTATCCACGCTTTGTGCAGCGCTGCAAACCTTAG
- the FECH gene encoding ferrochelatase, mitochondrial isoform X1: MRAAKMAVAAAAAGRHRELLRSCSQLRVPVRWRGQATAAAVTESTKPQIQPQERKPKTGILMLNMGGPERLDDVHDFLLRLFLDRDLMTLPVQNKLAPLIARRRTPKIQEQYSRIGGGSPIKKWTALQGEGMVKLLDSMSPRTAPHKYYIGFRYVHPLTEEAIEEMERDGIQRAVAFTQYPQYSCSTTGSSLNAIYRYYNKKGEKPKMKWSIIDRWPTHPLLIQCFADHIQKELNLFPPDKRKEVVILFSAHSLPMSVVNRGDPYPQEVGATVQRVMEKLNYSNPYRLVWQSKVGPMPWLGPQTDETIKGLCQRGKKNMLLVPIAFTSDHIETLYELDIEYAQVLANECGVENIRRAESLNGNPLFSKALADLVCSHLQSNEVCSRQLTLCCPLCVNPVCRESKAFFSSQPL, from the exons ATGCGGGCGGCCAAGATGGCTGtcgctgccgccgctgccgggcGTCACCGTGAGT tgctgaggagctgcagccagctgcGGGTGCCGGTGCGATGGAGAGGCCAGGCCACAGCGGCCGCGGTGACCGAGAGCACCAAGCCCCAGATCCAGCCCCAGGAGCG GAAACCTAAAACTGGAATCTTGATGTTGAACATGGGAGGCCCGGAGCGGCTGGATGACGTCCACGATTTCCTGCTGCGTCTCTTCCTGGACAGAGATCTAATGACCCTTCCAGTTCAAAA TAAGCTGGCCCCGCTGATTGCCAGGCGCCGCACGCCCAAGATCCAGGAGCAGTACAGCAGGATCGGCGGGGGCTCCCCCATCAAGAAGTGGACAGCGCTGCAGGGAGAGGGCATGGTGAAGCTGCTGGACAGCATGTCTCCTCGCACTG CGCCCCACAAGTACTACATCGGCTTCCGGTACGTGCATCCCCTGACGGAGGAGGCCATcgaggagatggagagggacgGCATCCAGAGGGCTGTGGCCTTCACCCAGTACCCCCAGTACAGCTGCTCCACCACAG gAAGCAGTTTAAATGCCATTTATCGCTACTATAACAAGAAGGGGGAGAAGCCAAAGATGAAGTGGAGCATAATTGACCGATGGCCCACACATCCCCTTCTCATTCAG TGCTTCGCTGATCACATCCAGAAGGAGCTGAACCTGTTCCCACcagacaaaaggaaagaggTGGTCATCCTCTTCTCAGCCCACTCGCTGCCCATGTCT GTGGTGAACCGTGGGGATCCGTACCCTCAGGAGGTGGGAGCTACTGTCCAGAGGGTCATGGAGAAGCTCAACTACTCCAACCCTTACAGGCTGGTGTGGCAGTCCAAG GTTGGACCAATGCCTTGGCTTGGTCCCCAGACAGATGAGACCATTAAAGGACTGTGCCAGCGAGGAAAGAAGAACATGCTACTGGTCCCAATAGCATTTACCAGTGACCACATTGAAACTCTGTATGAACTGGATATCGAGTATGCCCAGGTTTTAGCCAACGAG tgtgGAGTTGAAAACATCAGAAGGGCAGAGTCTCTGAACGGAAATCCACTGTTCTCCAAG GCCCTGGCTGACCTGGTGTGCTCCCACCTGCAGTCCAACGAGGTGTGCTCCCGCCAGCTGACCCTGTGCTGCCCGCTCTGCGTCAACCCCGTGTGCAGGGAGAGCAAGGCGTTCTTCAGCAGCCAGCCCCTGTGA
- the ATP8B1 gene encoding phospholipid-transporting ATPase IC, whose protein sequence is MISERDSETTFEEDSQPNDEVVPYSDDETEDELDGRQPGAEPGPSQTSRDAEESRDPGKKDCSWQVKANDQRFYDQPGFKRTIFLCFKKNKYAGNAIKTYKYNPITFLPLNLFEQFKRAANFYFLLLLILQCIPQISTLSWYTTLVPLLLVLGITAVKDLVDDIARHRMDNEVNNRTCDVIKDGRFKATKWKDIKVGDIIRLKKNAFVPADILLLSSSEPNSLCYVETAELDGETNLKFKMALEVTHRHLQEESALADFDGLVECEEPNNRLDKFTGTLSWRNSHYSLDADKILLRGCKIRNTDFCHGMVIFAGADTKIMKNSGKTRFKRTKIDSLMNYMVYTIILVLILLSAGLAIGHTYWEQQIGNSSWYLYDAQDLSPSHRGFLNFWGYIIVLNTMVPISLYVSVEVIRFGQSYFINWDLQMYYPEKDTAAKARTTTLNEQLGQIQYIFSDKTGTLTQNIMTFKKCCISGQRYGDCRDAAGQLQSHPEQVDFSWNVYADGKFLFYDHYLIEQIKSGKDTEIHKFFFLLAICHTVMADTSDGQLNYQAASPDEGALVTAARNFGYVFLSRTQNTITISEMGVERTYDVLAILDFNSDRKRMSVIVRESGGNIRLYCKGADTVIFERLHPRNLKREATEEALDVFANETLRTLCLCYRDISQDEFEVWNKKFMEASLATSHRDEALDKVYEEIEQNLILLGATAIEDKLQDGVPETISRLSKADIKIWVLTGDKKETAENIGFSCDLLTEETTICYGEETSALLQTRLENQRNSAGSSPHSSLRMNEPFFQGSRDRALIITGSWLNEILQEKKKKKKKLKLKFPRTAEEKKKQTEKRRRAEAYKEQQQKNFVDLACECRAVICCRVTPKQKAMVVELVKKYKKAITLAIGDGANDVNMIKTAHIGVGISGQEGMQAVMSSDYSFGQFRYLQRLLLVHGRWSYIRMCKFLRYFFYKNFAFTLVHIWYSFFSGFSAQTAYEDWFITLYNVLYSSLPVLLVGLLDQDVSDKLSLRFPSLYVLGQRDLLFNYKKFFISLLHGAVTSLIIFFIPYGAYLKSMGQDGEAPADYQSFAVTAASSLIFVVNFQIGLDTSYWTFVNAFSVFGSIALYFGITFDFHSAGIHVLFPSAFRFTGTAPNALRQPYLWLTMILSIAICLLPVVAQRFLSMTVWPSESDKIQRNRRKYLLEEQQWKRRQSTFRRGVSARRSAYAFSHQRGYADLIASGRSIRKRRAPLDAVLAGSATGSADTRDTS, encoded by the exons ATGATCTCGGAAAGGGATTCGGAGACCACCTTCGAGGAGGATTCCCAGCCCAACGACGAGGTGGTGCCCTACAGTGACGATGAAACAGAGGACGAGCTGGACGGTCGGCAGCCCGGGGCTGAACCGGGGCCAAGCCAAACCAGCAGGGACGCCGAGGAGAGCCGAGATCCTGGGAAAAAAG ACTGCAGCTGGCAAGTTAAAGCAAACGATCAGCGCTTCTATGACCAGCCGGGCTTCAAGAGAACAATCTTCCTGTgcttcaagaaaaacaaatatgcG GGAAATGCCATTAAGACATACAAGTACAACCCCATCACTTTCTTACCTCTGAATCTGTTTGAACAGTTCAAGAGAGCAGCCAACTTCtacttccttcttcttctcatATTGCAG TGTATTCCTCAAATAAGTACCCTGTCATGGTACACAACACTGGTGCCCTTGCTCTTGGTGCTGGGAATAACTGCAGTCAAAGACCTGGTGGATGACATT GCTCGTCACAGGATGGACAACGAGGTCAATAACAGGACATGTGATGTCATCAAGGATGGAAG GTTCAAAGCCACAAAATGGAAGGATATTAAAGTTGGTGATATCATTCgtctgaagaaaaatgcttttgttccT gCTGATATTTTGCTGCTGTCCAGCTCAGAACCAAACAGTCTGTGCTATGTGGAGACAGCTGAACTGGATGG TGAGACTAACTTGAAATTCAAAATGGCCCTAGAGGTGACACACAGACACCTTCAGGAAGAAAGTGCCCTGGCAGATTTTGATG GTCTGGTCGAATGTGAAGAACCCAATAACCGACTGGATAAGTTTACAGGAACATTATCCTGGAGAAACTCACATTATTCCCTGGATGCTGATAAGATTTTGTTGCGTGGCTGTAAGATCAGGAATACAGACTTCTGCCATGGAATGGTCATATTTGCAG GTGCTgacacaaaaataatgaaaaatagtGGAAAGACAAgatttaaaaggacaaaaattgACTCCCTTATGAACTACATGGTTTATACT ATCATCTTGGTCCTTATCCTGCTGTCGGCTGGGCTGGCCATTGGACACACCTACTGGGAGCAGCAGATTGgcaactcctcctggtacctCTACGACGCACAGGACTTGAGCCCTTCCCACCGGGGCTTCCTCAACTTCTGGGGGTACATCATTGTCCTCAACACCATGGTGCCCATCTCCCTCTACGTGAG CGTGGAAGTGATTCGCTTTGGCCAAAGCTATTTCATCAACTGGGACCTGCAGATGTACTACCCCGAGAAGGACACGGCTGCCAAGGCCAGGACCACCACGCTGAACGAGCAGCTGGGGCAAATCCAGTACATCTTCTCTGACAAGACTGGAACCCTCACACAGAACATCATGACCTTTAAAAAGTGTTGCATCAGTGGGCAAAGATACG GAGACTGCCGGGATGCAGCggggcagctccagagccacCCAGAG CAAGTTGATTTCAGCTGGAACGTGTATGCAGATGGAAAGTTCTTATTCTATGATCACTATCTGATAGAGCAAATAAAGTCTGGAAAGGACACAGAAATCCACaagttcttttttctgcttgctaTTTGTCACACAGTCATGGCTGACACTTCTGATG GTCAGCTCAATTACCAGGCAGCGTCCCCCGACGAGGGGGCCCTGGTGACGGCCGCGCGGAACTTCGGCTACGTTTTCCTGTCCCGAACACAGAACACCATCACCATAAGTGAGATGGGGGTCGAGAGGACCTACGATGTCCTGGCCATCCTGGACTTCAACAGCGACAGGAAGCGGATGTCTGTCATTG TAAGAGAGTCCGGTGGCAATATCAGGCTGTATTGCAAAGGGGCTGACACGGTGATTTTCGAGCGGCTGCACCCCAGGAATCTAAAGAGAGAAGCCACAGAAGAGGCACTCGAT gtCTTTGCAAATGAAACTCTCAGGACACTCTGCCTGTGCTATAGAGACATAAGCCAGGATGAATTTGAAGTGTGGAATAAAAAGTTTATGGAGGCCAGTTTAGCTACCAGTCACCGGGATGAAGCTCTGGACAAAGTGTATGAGGAAATAGAACAAAACTTGATT CTGCTTGGTGCAACAGCTATTGAAGACAAACTCCAGGATGGAGTTCCAGAAACAATCTCCAGACTCTCCAAAGCAGACATTAAAATCTGGGTGCTTACTGGCGACAAAAAAG aaactgctgaaaatattGGATTTTCTTGTGATCTCTTAACAGAGGAAACGACCATCTGCTATGGAGAAGAAACCAG tGCTCTCCTTCAAACGAGGCTGGAAAACCAGAGGAACAGCGCTGGATCCAGTCCACATTCCTCTCTGAGAATGAATGAGCCCTTcttccagggcagcagagatCGGGCTCTGATCATCACTGGCTCCTGGCTG aatgagatcctgcaggagaagaaaaagaagaagaagaaacttAAACTGAAATTCCCCAGaacagcagaagagaagaaaaaacaaactgagaaaaggagaagggcagaggcctacaaggagcagcagcagaagaactTTGTTGATCTGGCCTGCGAGTGCAGGGCTGTGATCTGCTGCCGTGTGACACCCAAGCAGAAGGCCATGGTGGTGGAGCTGGTGAAGAAGTACAAGAAGGCCATCACCCTGGCCATCGGGGATGGGGCCAATGATGTGAACATGATCAAAA CTGCCCACATTGGAGTTGGGATCAGTGGCCAGGAGGGGATGCAGGCTGTCATGTCAAGTGACTACTCCTTCGGACAGTTCCGCTACCTCCAGCGGCTGCTGCTGGTCCACGGGCGCTGGTCGTACATCAGGATGTGCAAGTTTCTGAGATACTTCTTCTATAAAAACTTCGCCTTCACACTGGTCCACATCTGGTACTCGTTCTTCAGTGGCTTCTCTGCTCAG ACAGCCTACGAGGACTGGTTCATCACTCTGTACAACGTGCTGTATTCCAGTCTCCCGGTCCTGCTCGTCGGCTTGCTTGACCAG GATGTGAGCGACAAACTGAGCCTTCGGTTCCCCAGCCTTTATGTTTTGGGTCAGAGAGATTTACTTTTCAACTACAAGAAATTCTTTATAAGTTTGCTCCATGGAGCTGTAACTTCACTGATCATCTTCTTCATCCCATATGGAGCCTACCTGAAATCTATGGGACAAGATGGAGAAGCCCCTGCAGATTATCAGTCCtttgctgtcacagcagcaTCCTCTCTGATATTTGTTGTCAATTTTCAG aTTGGCCTGGATACGTCTTACTGGACTTTTGTTAATGCTTTTTCAGTATTTGGGAGTATTGCACTTTACTTTGGGATCACATTTGACTTTCACAGCGCTGGAATCCATGttctcttcccttctgcctTTCGGTTCACAG GAACTGCTCCGAATGCTCTGCGACAGCCATACCTTTGGCTTACCATGATTTTATCCATTGCTATTTGCTTACTGCCTGTAGTGGCACAGCGCTTCCTATCCATGACAGTTTGGCCTTCGGAGAGCGATAAA ATCCAGAGGAACCGTCGGAAGTacctgctggaggagcagcagtggaagCGGCGGCAGAGCACCTTCCGCCGCGGTGTCTCCGCCCGCCGCTCCGCCTACGCCTTCTCGCACCAGCGCGGCTACGCCGACCTGATCGCCTCGGGCCGCAGCATCCGCAAGCGCCGCGCCCCGCTGGACGCCGTGCTGGCCGGCAGCGCCACGGGCTCCGCGGACACGCGGGACACGAGCTGA
- the FECH gene encoding ferrochelatase, mitochondrial isoform X2 has translation MRAAKMAVAAAAAGRHLLRSCSQLRVPVRWRGQATAAAVTESTKPQIQPQERKPKTGILMLNMGGPERLDDVHDFLLRLFLDRDLMTLPVQNKLAPLIARRRTPKIQEQYSRIGGGSPIKKWTALQGEGMVKLLDSMSPRTAPHKYYIGFRYVHPLTEEAIEEMERDGIQRAVAFTQYPQYSCSTTGSSLNAIYRYYNKKGEKPKMKWSIIDRWPTHPLLIQCFADHIQKELNLFPPDKRKEVVILFSAHSLPMSVVNRGDPYPQEVGATVQRVMEKLNYSNPYRLVWQSKVGPMPWLGPQTDETIKGLCQRGKKNMLLVPIAFTSDHIETLYELDIEYAQVLANECGVENIRRAESLNGNPLFSKALADLVCSHLQSNEVCSRQLTLCCPLCVNPVCRESKAFFSSQPL, from the exons ATGCGGGCGGCCAAGATGGCTGtcgctgccgccgctgccgggcGTCACC tgctgaggagctgcagccagctgcGGGTGCCGGTGCGATGGAGAGGCCAGGCCACAGCGGCCGCGGTGACCGAGAGCACCAAGCCCCAGATCCAGCCCCAGGAGCG GAAACCTAAAACTGGAATCTTGATGTTGAACATGGGAGGCCCGGAGCGGCTGGATGACGTCCACGATTTCCTGCTGCGTCTCTTCCTGGACAGAGATCTAATGACCCTTCCAGTTCAAAA TAAGCTGGCCCCGCTGATTGCCAGGCGCCGCACGCCCAAGATCCAGGAGCAGTACAGCAGGATCGGCGGGGGCTCCCCCATCAAGAAGTGGACAGCGCTGCAGGGAGAGGGCATGGTGAAGCTGCTGGACAGCATGTCTCCTCGCACTG CGCCCCACAAGTACTACATCGGCTTCCGGTACGTGCATCCCCTGACGGAGGAGGCCATcgaggagatggagagggacgGCATCCAGAGGGCTGTGGCCTTCACCCAGTACCCCCAGTACAGCTGCTCCACCACAG gAAGCAGTTTAAATGCCATTTATCGCTACTATAACAAGAAGGGGGAGAAGCCAAAGATGAAGTGGAGCATAATTGACCGATGGCCCACACATCCCCTTCTCATTCAG TGCTTCGCTGATCACATCCAGAAGGAGCTGAACCTGTTCCCACcagacaaaaggaaagaggTGGTCATCCTCTTCTCAGCCCACTCGCTGCCCATGTCT GTGGTGAACCGTGGGGATCCGTACCCTCAGGAGGTGGGAGCTACTGTCCAGAGGGTCATGGAGAAGCTCAACTACTCCAACCCTTACAGGCTGGTGTGGCAGTCCAAG GTTGGACCAATGCCTTGGCTTGGTCCCCAGACAGATGAGACCATTAAAGGACTGTGCCAGCGAGGAAAGAAGAACATGCTACTGGTCCCAATAGCATTTACCAGTGACCACATTGAAACTCTGTATGAACTGGATATCGAGTATGCCCAGGTTTTAGCCAACGAG tgtgGAGTTGAAAACATCAGAAGGGCAGAGTCTCTGAACGGAAATCCACTGTTCTCCAAG GCCCTGGCTGACCTGGTGTGCTCCCACCTGCAGTCCAACGAGGTGTGCTCCCGCCAGCTGACCCTGTGCTGCCCGCTCTGCGTCAACCCCGTGTGCAGGGAGAGCAAGGCGTTCTTCAGCAGCCAGCCCCTGTGA